The Paenibacillus sp. FSL H7-0357 nucleotide sequence CTCTCAAAATCTCCCGTATCAAATGTAAGAGTATTGACAAGCGCAGTAGCCTTTTGTCCTCCGCACCCTGATAAAATCCCCATGAGTAAAAAAACAACACAGGTGAATGAAATAAAATTGCGTGTCATAAAAATTATTCTCCTTTCAATAATTGAACCATTCATTTAATAAAATCGTATTTTTTTACGGAGCGCTTGCCCCGTAAAATTTTACTGCTTGTATGCGTGAAGCAGGTTATCCATACATATGTTTTTGGCTGTTTCAACTGTAATATTCTTTTGCGTCTCGAAAGCGTCATTTGTAATGTGCATTCCCCACCATGATAGGGTTTCGATGATTAAGCGTGTGACATATTGCGGAAACTCTACCTGACGGAACGTTCCGTTCTGCATGTATTGCGTGATATAAGATAGAACCTGATGATAAAATTTCTGGCGGTACTCTTTATAATAACCCGTCAACTTTCCTAAGTCGTCTGGATTTTTTTCAATGAGTAAGCAACCGATTCCGTACTTTGAAATAACGTCAAATGCGTCGGACAACATTATTTCCAAAGGATAATTTGTAATATCATCAAGATGAGCAGAAAAAGCTTTTGTATTTTGTTCAAATGCTTCCATGATCTCGTTATCTAAAGAATCAAATAGTTCGGATCGAATTGGCAATTCAAATTCCTGTGTAACAAACGCTGGTTCTATTGTTCCTTTCAGAAGAAAACTCAATATATCTCTTTTCCCTGTAAAGTAGACATAAAGCATACCAGTTGACAAACCAATTTCTTTTGCGATGTCTTTCATTTGTGTCCGTGCATAACCTTTGTTGATAAATAATTGACTAGCCGCGTCAAATATCAAATTCATTCTATTTTCCATTGCGCTCACCCCTCTTACTGAACCGTTCATTTAATTATTATTGTATTACTTTTTTCCTCATTAATCAACCGATTTTCAGTACGAAATAAGGCGCGGCTACCTATCCGGAGGATGTACTCAGCTTCACCGCGATCGAGATGGGCCTACCTGGATTCGGCTTAGAAATGCTGGCCGATGTCACACATGGTGGTACCTGGTACATCGGCGTTCTTGCTGCTCCGAACATCCCCGAGATGCTGCTCTCCGGACGCGAACGTGAGTTCCTTGGACAATTCGTATTCCCAACCATGAGCGCGACACCAAGGGCAATCACCGAAGCCGACATCGACGAGTTCGTACGCACCTACTCCCGTCCCAACGGTTGGCGCGGAGCGATTGGCCTCTACCAGTCTATGCTTCAGGAGGGCGAAGACATTGCAGCTCTCGCCTCCGCCCACAAATTGAGTGTGCCCGTGCTAGCAATCGGAGCCGGTGGAGGTGAGTTTACCTTTGCAACAATGAGCCAGGTAGCGTCGGGCGAAGTCCGGTCGGTTTCTCTTGATGGCGTCGGCCACTATGCAGCACTGGAGGCACCTGAGAAGGTGGCAGTTGCTCTTCTCGAATTCTTTGATAGCATGGATACTGCATCACTCGAATCAGAGAAATAATTGTACTCCTGAATTGGTTTCGTCAAGCAAAATCATCTGAAAAAATCGTGCATCCCCCCATCATTGTCAGGGATATTTTTCATCGTTCCTTCATGAGTGCATGCTTAAATCCCTTATATATTTATAAAGCAAATAATCCCGCAGAAGCCCGTTTACGCATCATTCCGACCGGAGTGTGACCTACCCTGCTCCTAACGTCGTCATGCTGCAAATACAGGCTCCTGCGAGCTTTTCTTCAAAAAACTTGCCGTTACTTGTGGTACGGTTCCCCCCGATTTATCTTCACCGCCCGATACACCTGCTCTACCAGCACCAGCCGCATGAGCTGATGGGGCAGCGTCATGCGGCCGAAGCTCATGCGCTGCTGGGCGCGGCGCAGGACCTCATCGGAGAGCCCGTGGCTGCCTCCGATGACGAAGGCGACATGGCTCGTCCCGTAGGTGCCGAGCCGGTCGATCTCTGCGGCAAGCTCCTCGGAGCTCCAGAGCTTGCCGTCGATCGCGAGCGCAATAACATGCGCCTCGCTCTTGATGTGCGCGAGGATGCGTTCGCCTTCGCGTGCCTTAACCTGGACAACCTCTGCGGCGCTTAGGTTGTCGGGCGCTTTCTCATCGGCTACTTCGATGAGCTGGAGCTTGAGGTACGGCGTCAGCCGCTTGGCATACTCCGCGATGCCGTCGGTCAGATATTTCTCCTTCAATTTGCCCACACCGATAATTTGAATTAACATAATATCCTCCATATGCCGGCCTCCGGGCCGGCTGCTGTATTCTTCGTTGTATGATTAGCAAGGCATCCGCCAGCTATCAGTCTTAAATCAATTCTATGCCCGAGGCTGCACCAGCTGCTCTTTCCTGCTCTTCTCTACGGCCTCGTCGCGGTCGCCCACCTGAAGCTTCAAATAAATCGCCGAAATATAGTTTCGGACGGTTCCCTCTGACAGATGCAGCTTTTGGGCAATCTGCTTATTGCGCAGCCCTTCCGTTAATTCTTGCAGAACCTCCAGCTCCCGCTCGGTCAGGTCATACGGATTAAGTGAAGTATCCAACTGCTGATCCTGGAACAGCTGCTGGGCCACCTCCTGCGAGATCATCGTACCGCCTCCGTAGACCAGGCGGATCGTCGCCGCCAATTCCTTCGGATGGAGTGCCTTTAGCAGATAGCCCTCAGCGCCAAGCCGCAGTGCTTCCGCCGCATAGGTAATCTCCTCGAAGGTTGTAATGATAATGACCCGGATCTCCGGCCACTTCTCCTTAAGCTGCCGGGTAGCCTCCAGGCCGTCCATTTCCGGCATGTGAATATCCATCAGGACAATATCCGGCTGCTCGGCGGCGCATTGCTCCAGTGCCTGCTTGCCACTCGCGGCAGTACGGATCCGGAAATCCTTCTCCTCTCCAAGCAGCAGCCTCAGACTCTCGCGGACCAGCGGCTGATCGTCAGCCAGCAGGATATCAATCCGCCGCTCCCCTTCCTGCGTCTGATTCGGGATCATACAGGTTACCAGCGTGCCGTCATTTTCCTGGGAATCAATATATAGCTTGCCCTGCAATGCCGCTAGACGCTCCTTCATACCGGTGAGGCCGAAGCCGTAGCGCAGCTGAGCAGTTCCCTTGCCGTTATCCTGAATCTGCAGCATGAGCTGGGCCGGATCATATTGCAGGACCACCCGGATGGCACTCGCCTGCCCATGCCTGCTGGCATTGGTCAGTGCCTCCTGCAGCGAACGGCATAACGTATGTTTGGCCTGCTTAATCACCGCATAAGGCTCGCCCATCGTGCGGAACGACAATGCGACCCCCGTATTGGATTCGAACTGCCCGGCAATCTGCATCAAAGCCCGGTCCAACGTCACCGGCTCCTCCAGCGGGTCCATCTGATGGACCTGCCGCCTCACATCTTCCAGCCCCTTGCGGGCTAGCTCCAGAACACTCTGAAGCTTATGCTCTCCTTCCTCCGTGGCTACATGCGGCCTCAGCGTTTCCAGGCCCAGAATCATCGAAGTATAGCTGTGTCCAATCGTATCATGCACTTCCCCGGCCATCCGGTAACGTTCCTCCAGCAGGGTCATGCGTTCAATCTGAGAGGAATACTGCTCCAGAATGGTATATTGCTCGTTGACTAGCGTCAGCTTTTGCCGGATCGCGTTGATTGACTTCGCTCCCATCTGCAATCCATATCCGGCTGCGTAGACGAACAACCCATCCGAGAGGCTCTTCCAGATCAGCGGGTGCGACAGTCCTTCCCCTATGGCGGGTCCGGCGCTTAAGCTGTACAGCAATAAGGTGATTGGAAGCGTATATAAGTGCGCCTTGCCCCGGGTATGGAAGGCAAGCATCATTACAGCAGGCAGGAATAATCGCGTTAAGCCAAAATAGTACGCCAGCGCGAACGCGATCCCGCCTGCGAATATAAATTCCAGAAGAATATACCGCGTCTTGAAATCCCGTCCAACCCATGAAGGAATTAAGCCGCCCAGCAATACCGCTGGCAGCACCAGCCAGAGCGGGAAATCCGGCTTATCCAGATACATCAATATAACGACCGCTATGCTCCATAACAGGCGTAAGAGCAGAACGGTTAGATCTTGCCACGCCCGCCGGGCTTTATTTTTTTGCATCAATCAGCATCTCCAATTCAGCTTGATCTGTTGTCACATCCAGCATATGACACGCAGTAACTGTTCAATATGACAGTCCGCTTGGTAGGTTATGGGCAGCGGGATTCAGCTAAGCGATATGCAGAATTATATCCTACTACAATCATTTGGAAAAGGGAGGGGTAGCTTTGCCGCTGCTTCAAATACGGGATCTGACCAAGGTCATTGGCCGCAAAACTCTTGTAGACCATGTATCACTGGAAATGGAAAAAGGAGAAATCATGGGCCTGCTGGGCCCCAACGGAGCTGGAAAAACAACGACAATCCGCATGATCGTGGGACTGGTCTCCAAATCGGAAGGACAGGTCATTATTGACGGAATCGACACCCGGCAGCAATTCTCCGCAGCTATGGGCAAGGTTGGCGTTATCGTGGAACAGCCCGATCTGTACAAATATTTATCCGGATATGACAATCTGATCCTCTTCTCAAGAATGAGTCCGGGCGTCACTGAGGACCGGCTGAAGGAGATTATCAAGCTTGTAGGACTGGAGCTGAGCATTTCTGCGAAAGTCAGTACCTACTCGCTGGGGATGCGGCAGCGTCTCGGCCTGGCTGTAGCGCTGATGCATAAGCCCTCTCTGCTGCTGCTGGATGAACCGACCAATGGCCTTGATCCGGCGGGCATCCACGAGCTGCGGGAGCATCTGAAGAATCTGGCCCGCCAGGAGAATGTCGGCATTCTGATCTCCAGCCATCTGATGTCGGAAATGGAGATGATGTGCGACCGCGTTGCCGTGCTCCAGCAAGGCAAGCTGATCGGAGTGCATCGTTTGTCGGAGCTGGTTCAGGAGGATGACGCGCTCGTCCAGTTCGAGGTTGACCGGCCCGAGCTGGCGGTGCAAGTACTGCAAGCGTTCCTGTCAGGTGCGGAAATTACTGCCGGCCACAACCAGCTTCGTGTACGCCTACCCAAGAACCGCATTCCCGAAATCAGCCAGAAGCTGCTGGATTCAGGCATCAACGTATACGGGGTGAACACGGTGAAGCGGACGCTTGAAGACAAATACCTTGAGATTACAGGAGGACAAGGACATTGAAGCTGATCAACTATATCCGAAATGAGAATATGAAGATTTACAAAAGAAAACGCACCTGGGTGCTCATTGCTCTCGTTGCAGTCTTCGTCATCCTTCAGATCATCAATGTGCGTGCTGGAGATGGGGGCACCGCTGCGGCAGACTGGAGGTCGCAGCTTGAGCAGGAGAATCACCGGCTGGCAGAGGAAGCTGCCGAACCGGATGCGTTGCAGATTGAAATACGGCAAGCGGAGAAAAACATTTTGCTGAACGAGTACTCCCTGCAGCATAATTTGCCGCCTGAGACGAATGCCTGGAGCTTTGCGGGGGATCTTTCAGGAAACATTATAGTTGCCGTCTCGCTGATCTCAATCATTATTGCCGGAGAGATTGCAGCTGCCGAATTTGTGTCCGGCACGATCAAGCTGCTGCTGACCCGCTCGGCCAGCCGGACAGAGGTGTATACCGCCAAATATATTGCCGCGATCCTGTTCGGACTGGGGTTGACGCTGCTCGGCCTTCTGCTCTCCCTGCTGTTCGGGGGAATCATGTTCGGCTGGGGCGGTCTTGGAGACAGCTATATGTATGTGCGGGATCACACCGTGCACCAAACGCCCATGCTGCTTTCAATCCTTGGCAGTTACTTGTTCCATCTGCCGTTTCTGTTGATTTCAGTTACATTGGCTTTTATGATATCTGCGGGTTTTCGCAGTCCTATCTTTGCTATCGTCATTCCCTTGTTCGTTTCCGTGGCCGGATTTGTCATTTCCATCGCCATGAACGGCTGGACGTGGACCCGTTTCTTTATTTTCTCCCATTCCGACCTTAGCGGTTATTTCTTGGGTGATCCGGCGGTGAAAGGCATGACGCTCGGCTTCTCTCTGGCTTTTATAGGACTTCATCTGGCAGTCATGCATCTTCTTTCGCACACCCTGTTCGTCAAACGTGATGTCTCATAACGGTACACAATGCTCTTCCATATTAAATTTAGAAAAGGGGAATTCCAATGCGCTGGACATGGAGATTATTAATCGTAGGTTGCCTGCTGCTAGTAACCGCTTGTAGCAAGGGCGCAGAAACATCGTCAACTCAGAAGCTTGAACTGCAGGCTGACAAGCTGACGAAGCTGGTTATAGATAACCGCAACGGAGAAATTGAAGTAAACGGTGCAGACACGGATACGATTGAAGTCACCGCCGTGGTCACCGCCAAAGGCATAAGTATGGATAAATTGAAGCTGAAGCTGCGGGCAGAAGAGGCTACTGCTTATTTGGATGCTTCCTTTGGCGGCCAGATGCTGGCTATGGGTTCCGGGGCCGTAGATCTGGAGATTACACTTCCGCGTGAACTCGCTGTGAAGCTGGACTCGCATAGAGATGGCAAACTTAAGGTTGCCGATCTCTCGGCTCCGCTGGAGGTGGACAACGTGAACGGAGATCTGGAGGTTATCGACACCAAAGGTCCGGTAACACTCTCCAGCCGGGACGGCGATATCACCGTGCGCAATATTGGTACCGATGTTGATATCGATAATATCAATGGACATGTTGTGGTAACCCAAGTAGAAGGTTCGGCCGAGGTTGCTGTCGGAGACGGGTCCCTGGATATGGATCACATTACGGGCGATGCCGTGATTTCCCAGACCGGGAATGGTGAAATTAAGCTTGGAACCATTGGCGGAAACGTTAGCCGGAAATAGCAGCCGCCAGACCATCCCAAATAAGCCGGATTTCCGTTCCTTTGCCGGGGGCGGAACTCACGGTGATCTGTCCACCCATCGCCTCAACCAAGCCCTTGGAGATCGCCATGCCCAGACCCGAACCGTTCGTTGTGGAAGCCGTATCTCCCCCGCGGTAATACCGCTCGAATAAATTCGCCGCCGTCTGCTCATCCATCCCCTGGCCATTGTCGCGGAAAATAATAACCAATCCGCCGGTATCCATCGCACTCAGTGTTACGGTAAGCTGCGTATCCGAAGAATTATGCAGCAGCGCATTGGCCGTTAAATTGCCGACGACCCTCTCCATCCAAGGCCGATAGATCCTGGCGGTAATTTCTGTGTCAGGGGATTGATAAATGATCCGCCCCTCTCCATACTCCGGGTTGGCTGCGGCCTGTTCCAGCGCATTGCCAAGCCAGGCTCTCATCTCCACGGCCTCGGTCTGCGGGACATGAATACCCGACCTCAGCCGGTAGGTAATGGCCAAATCGCTGATCAGCGTATCCATATGCGCCGACTTCTCCAGCATGATTGCAGAGAACTTGCGGACTTCTTCAGAGGACCAGTCATAAGTATCCTCGGCGAGCAAATGGGCATAGCCTTTAATGGAGGAGAGCGGGGTTTTCAAATCATGGGTAATGCCGGTAATCCATTCTTCCCGCAGGGTCTCTGTCCGCTGCCGCCGGTCCTCGTCACGCCGCAGAATCTCAGTCAGCTGGTCCAATGACAGCATGACATCGGCAAAGATAGAATAACGCCGCTTCCACTTGCCTGACTTCAGCCGGCTGCGCGGACGGCCTTTGCGGTCCACCGGTTCGTCATAAGAGCCCTGCCCGAGGGAATCGAGCCAGGCCAGCATATGGAACATCGGAGCGCCGAAGCGGCGCGCGTTCAAGAAGGACAGAAGCGCAAAGATCAGCAGCGTCGCCCCCAGCATCCCGGCAATTCCAGTCAGTACAATACGCATTTCTGCGGAGATCAGGGGGGCCTTGGCCGATGACTTCGCCGCATCATTGGGCAAGCTTACCACCCAGGTCTGGCCGGTATCTTCATTATAGTCAAACGCCATACGGTATCCGTATCTTCCCTCATACTTCGAGCGCAAGGCAAGCTCTTGTACAGTATATTTGGCTGGAGCAGAATCCGGCCGGTTAAAAGCCGCCACCTCACTGCCCTCCGGATTAAGCAGCTGCACATAACCGCCAAGCGCCTGGATCCGGCTTTCTGTCTTCGCTGAAAGCAGCAGCTTCCCCTCCGCATAGGAGGAAGGTTCTTCGCTGACCGCTTGCAATAGCGGCTTAAGCACCTCAGGCACCCCATAGAGAAGCGTGTACATTCTGCCGTGTTTCTCCTGAATCCAGAGGTAGACGTCATACGGGAAACCCTGCTGCTGCTGCTGCCAATAGGCGGCCAGCTCTCCCGGATTATACTGCGCCGGAACATCAGAAGGCGTGTTGTAGGACTTCTCTACTTTTCCGTTCTCATCCAGACTTTGCAGCCAGCCTTTATTTTGCTTGACCTGCTCCAGCAGCTTCGGGTCGAAGATAATGCCGTCCGCTCCGAACTCGGAGGACTCAACCAGCCTTTCCAAACCCACAGAAACAAAATTATCGGTGAGATTAATCTCCGAAAGCCGCAGCAGCACCCACATGACGGTGATTGCCGCAATAAGCAGCACAACCATTCCGGCGATGGCCGAATGCAGCACGAACCGGAGGGTCAGACGCCTTTTCATCTTCATACCTGTCCCTTTTCCCTCCCGCTGCGCTGTACCAGCTTATATCCCAGTCCTCTAACGTTGACCAGATACACGGGATTGGCAGGCTCCAGCTCTATCCTTTCGCGTATACGGTGAATATGTACCATAACTGTATTATCGTCACTCAGCGCGGCCTCGCCCCATACCCGTTCGTACAGCTCGCTTTTGGTGAACAGCCGGTTCGGATGCTTGCAGAAAAATAACAGCAATTGAAACACCAGCGCCGGACAGGTGACCACTTCCCCCTCCACTCTCAGTTCGCCC carries:
- a CDS encoding helix-turn-helix transcriptional regulator gives rise to the protein MQKNKARRAWQDLTVLLLRLLWSIAVVILMYLDKPDFPLWLVLPAVLLGGLIPSWVGRDFKTRYILLEFIFAGGIAFALAYYFGLTRLFLPAVMMLAFHTRGKAHLYTLPITLLLYSLSAGPAIGEGLSHPLIWKSLSDGLFVYAAGYGLQMGAKSINAIRQKLTLVNEQYTILEQYSSQIERMTLLEERYRMAGEVHDTIGHSYTSMILGLETLRPHVATEEGEHKLQSVLELARKGLEDVRRQVHQMDPLEEPVTLDRALMQIAGQFESNTGVALSFRTMGEPYAVIKQAKHTLCRSLQEALTNASRHGQASAIRVVLQYDPAQLMLQIQDNGKGTAQLRYGFGLTGMKERLAALQGKLYIDSQENDGTLVTCMIPNQTQEGERRIDILLADDQPLVRESLRLLLGEEKDFRIRTAASGKQALEQCAAEQPDIVLMDIHMPEMDGLEATRQLKEKWPEIRVIIITTFEEITYAAEALRLGAEGYLLKALHPKELAATIRLVYGGGTMISQEVAQQLFQDQQLDTSLNPYDLTERELEVLQELTEGLRNKQIAQKLHLSEGTVRNYISAIYLKLQVGDRDEAVEKSRKEQLVQPRA
- a CDS encoding DUF4097 family beta strand repeat-containing protein, producing MRWTWRLLIVGCLLLVTACSKGAETSSTQKLELQADKLTKLVIDNRNGEIEVNGADTDTIEVTAVVTAKGISMDKLKLKLRAEEATAYLDASFGGQMLAMGSGAVDLEITLPRELAVKLDSHRDGKLKVADLSAPLEVDNVNGDLEVIDTKGPVTLSSRDGDITVRNIGTDVDIDNINGHVVVTQVEGSAEVAVGDGSLDMDHITGDAVISQTGNGEIKLGTIGGNVSRK
- a CDS encoding helix-turn-helix domain-containing protein; the encoded protein is MENRMNLIFDAASQLFINKGYARTQMKDIAKEIGLSTGMLYVYFTGKRDILSFLLKGTIEPAFVTQEFELPIRSELFDSLDNEIMEAFEQNTKAFSAHLDDITNYPLEIMLSDAFDVISKYGIGCLLIEKNPDDLGKLTGYYKEYRQKFYHQVLSYITQYMQNGTFRQVEFPQYVTRLIIETLSWWGMHITNDAFETQKNITVETAKNICMDNLLHAYKQ
- a CDS encoding alpha/beta fold hydrolase translates to MLADVTHGGTWYIGVLAAPNIPEMLLSGREREFLGQFVFPTMSATPRAITEADIDEFVRTYSRPNGWRGAIGLYQSMLQEGEDIAALASAHKLSVPVLAIGAGGGEFTFATMSQVASGEVRSVSLDGVGHYAALEAPEKVAVALLEFFDSMDTASLESEK
- a CDS encoding sensor histidine kinase: MKMKRRLTLRFVLHSAIAGMVVLLIAAITVMWVLLRLSEINLTDNFVSVGLERLVESSEFGADGIIFDPKLLEQVKQNKGWLQSLDENGKVEKSYNTPSDVPAQYNPGELAAYWQQQQQGFPYDVYLWIQEKHGRMYTLLYGVPEVLKPLLQAVSEEPSSYAEGKLLLSAKTESRIQALGGYVQLLNPEGSEVAAFNRPDSAPAKYTVQELALRSKYEGRYGYRMAFDYNEDTGQTWVVSLPNDAAKSSAKAPLISAEMRIVLTGIAGMLGATLLIFALLSFLNARRFGAPMFHMLAWLDSLGQGSYDEPVDRKGRPRSRLKSGKWKRRYSIFADVMLSLDQLTEILRRDEDRRQRTETLREEWITGITHDLKTPLSSIKGYAHLLAEDTYDWSSEEVRKFSAIMLEKSAHMDTLISDLAITYRLRSGIHVPQTEAVEMRAWLGNALEQAAANPEYGEGRIIYQSPDTEITARIYRPWMERVVGNLTANALLHNSSDTQLTVTLSAMDTGGLVIIFRDNGQGMDEQTAANLFERYYRGGDTASTTNGSGLGMAISKGLVEAMGGQITVSSAPGKGTEIRLIWDGLAAAISG
- a CDS encoding ABC transporter permease subunit: MKLINYIRNENMKIYKRKRTWVLIALVAVFVILQIINVRAGDGGTAAADWRSQLEQENHRLAEEAAEPDALQIEIRQAEKNILLNEYSLQHNLPPETNAWSFAGDLSGNIIVAVSLISIIIAGEIAAAEFVSGTIKLLLTRSASRTEVYTAKYIAAILFGLGLTLLGLLLSLLFGGIMFGWGGLGDSYMYVRDHTVHQTPMLLSILGSYLFHLPFLLISVTLAFMISAGFRSPIFAIVIPLFVSVAGFVISIAMNGWTWTRFFIFSHSDLSGYFLGDPAVKGMTLGFSLAFIGLHLAVMHLLSHTLFVKRDVS
- a CDS encoding ABC transporter ATP-binding protein, coding for MPLLQIRDLTKVIGRKTLVDHVSLEMEKGEIMGLLGPNGAGKTTTIRMIVGLVSKSEGQVIIDGIDTRQQFSAAMGKVGVIVEQPDLYKYLSGYDNLILFSRMSPGVTEDRLKEIIKLVGLELSISAKVSTYSLGMRQRLGLAVALMHKPSLLLLDEPTNGLDPAGIHELREHLKNLARQENVGILISSHLMSEMEMMCDRVAVLQQGKLIGVHRLSELVQEDDALVQFEVDRPELAVQVLQAFLSGAEITAGHNQLRVRLPKNRIPEISQKLLDSGINVYGVNTVKRTLEDKYLEITGGQGH
- the rlmH gene encoding 23S rRNA (pseudouridine(1915)-N(3))-methyltransferase RlmH; the encoded protein is MLIQIIGVGKLKEKYLTDGIAEYAKRLTPYLKLQLIEVADEKAPDNLSAAEVVQVKAREGERILAHIKSEAHVIALAIDGKLWSSEELAAEIDRLGTYGTSHVAFVIGGSHGLSDEVLRRAQQRMSFGRMTLPHQLMRLVLVEQVYRAVKINRGEPYHK